One Sphingomonas endolithica DNA segment encodes these proteins:
- a CDS encoding DNA-3-methyladenine glycosylase I, with the protein MRNRCPWAESSDMMRAYHDTEWGVPERDSRALWEKLQLDGFQAGLSWSIILKKRDAFREVFAGFDPEKVVEYDEAGIDRLVVDERIIRSRAKIVATIGNARAYLAMQAAGEDFAEFVWGMAGGAPVVGDGVHVPVKSPLSEDMSKALKNRGFKFVGPVIVYAWLEACGVVDDHLATCWRHRSNEMPA; encoded by the coding sequence ATGCGGAACCGTTGCCCCTGGGCCGAAAGCTCGGACATGATGCGCGCCTATCACGACACCGAATGGGGCGTGCCCGAACGCGATTCGCGAGCCTTGTGGGAGAAGCTGCAGCTCGACGGCTTCCAGGCCGGCTTGTCGTGGAGCATCATCCTCAAGAAGCGCGATGCCTTTCGCGAGGTGTTCGCCGGGTTCGATCCGGAAAAGGTTGTCGAGTACGACGAGGCGGGTATTGACCGGCTGGTGGTCGACGAGCGTATCATCCGATCGCGCGCGAAGATCGTCGCCACGATTGGCAATGCCCGCGCCTATCTCGCAATGCAGGCGGCTGGCGAGGATTTCGCGGAGTTCGTGTGGGGGATGGCGGGTGGCGCGCCGGTCGTCGGTGATGGCGTGCACGTGCCGGTCAAGTCGCCGCTGTCCGAGGACATGTCCAAGGCACTCAAGAACCGCGGGTTCAAGTTCGTCGGGCCGGTGATCGTCTATGCCTGGCTGGAGGCGTGTGGTGTGGTCGACGATCATCTCGCGACGTGCTGGCGGCACCGCAGCAATGAGATGCCAGCCTGA
- a CDS encoding DUF418 domain-containing protein, whose translation MNMVTTTEPDGAPRIATLDILRGIAILGILFMNINDMGGSFWASSTDIRHLGWTTADQIAWWLREVLADGTARCLLEMLFGVGMVILTERAAAKLAPPPDYPSFLSVAADTLFGPLRVLRAYYWRNVVLFLFGLVHLFILLWPGDILHTYGIAAMVAFLFRRLEPRALLMLGLVMAMLQLLGGGIGVHMAQQARIEVPALEARLAAGEKLTPMEKSKVETFAQRRAEGLKQKNDQKRRISREDRHRSAATGTFGSWAQDARTGILFIWGVADGIGDSVMLEPLFVWEAAGTMLIGAALFKWGIIQGRRSRRFYAVMAVMAYAVGLSGRAIGAYWATRFDDQPHLIDAASEVLRLATTFGHIGLVNLMIMSIGGAALLRPFVAAGRAALTLYVLQTIICLWILYPPFALGLYGKTGWAVMMLTALAIDIALLWLANMWLRHFAIAPVEWAWRSLVARRALPWRRRPIVSDNSSAGGIAAA comes from the coding sequence ATGAATATGGTGACCACCACCGAGCCCGACGGCGCCCCGCGCATCGCCACGCTGGACATCCTGCGCGGGATCGCCATCCTCGGCATCCTGTTCATGAACATCAACGACATGGGCGGATCGTTCTGGGCGTCATCCACGGATATCCGCCACCTCGGCTGGACGACCGCGGATCAAATCGCCTGGTGGCTGCGCGAGGTGTTGGCCGATGGCACGGCGCGCTGCCTGCTGGAGATGCTGTTCGGCGTCGGCATGGTGATCCTGACCGAGCGTGCGGCGGCAAAGCTGGCGCCGCCGCCGGACTATCCCAGCTTCCTGAGCGTCGCCGCCGACACGCTGTTTGGCCCGCTACGCGTCTTGCGTGCCTATTATTGGCGCAATGTCGTGCTGTTCCTGTTTGGTTTGGTGCACCTATTTATCCTGCTCTGGCCCGGCGACATCCTGCACACCTACGGCATCGCCGCGATGGTCGCTTTCCTGTTTCGCCGGCTTGAGCCCAGGGCATTGCTTATGCTCGGACTGGTCATGGCGATGCTGCAACTGCTCGGCGGCGGCATCGGCGTCCATATGGCGCAGCAGGCGCGCATCGAGGTTCCGGCACTAGAGGCCAGGCTTGCCGCGGGCGAGAAGCTTACGCCCATGGAGAAGAGCAAAGTGGAGACTTTCGCCCAGCGCAGGGCGGAAGGGCTGAAGCAGAAGAACGACCAGAAACGCCGCATTTCGCGCGAGGACCGGCATCGCTCCGCCGCCACCGGCACTTTTGGCAGTTGGGCCCAAGATGCCCGGACCGGTATCTTGTTCATCTGGGGCGTGGCGGACGGGATCGGTGACAGCGTGATGCTCGAACCATTGTTCGTCTGGGAGGCCGCAGGGACGATGCTGATCGGTGCTGCCTTGTTCAAATGGGGCATCATCCAAGGTCGGCGGTCGCGGCGTTTCTATGCGGTGATGGCGGTTATGGCCTATGCCGTCGGCCTGAGCGGACGCGCCATCGGCGCCTATTGGGCGACTCGCTTCGACGATCAGCCGCACCTGATCGACGCCGCTAGCGAGGTGCTGCGGCTGGCGACCACATTCGGCCATATCGGCCTGGTCAATCTCATGATCATGAGCATTGGTGGCGCGGCCTTGCTGCGGCCGTTCGTGGCCGCGGGGCGGGCGGCGCTGACGCTCTATGTGCTGCAGACGATCATCTGCCTGTGGATCCTGTATCCGCCGTTCGCGCTTGGCCTGTATGGTAAGACCGGCTGGGCGGTGATGATGCTGACCGCGCTGGCGATCGACATTGCCCTGCTTTGGTTAGCCAATATGTGGCTGCGGCATTTTGCGATCGCCCCGGTCGAATGGGCATGGCGCTCGCTCGTCGCACGCCGGGCGCTGCCGTGGCGTCGGCGGCCGATAGTGAGCGACAATTCCTCGGCCGGCGGTATAGCTGCCGCGTGA
- a CDS encoding S9 family peptidase: MTKSWLLAGAMLACAGTPALAADRVSAPSQLTLKRVFGSPDLSGAQPQSLKLSPDGTLLTSLRPRADEKQRFDLWALDTRTGQERMLIDSKKVGSGAELSEAEKMQRERDRSISGKTGIVSYEWSPDGKTILVPIDGDLYLAGLDGTVTRLTQNVGGALNPKISPGGGFVSYVRDQNLVVQPLGGAPRTVTDDGRETVHWGEAEFVAQEEMDRRTGYWWSPGDRMIAVERFDEAPVGIATRAAIGAEGTKTYDQRYPAAGKPNVLVDLYVMKPDGTGRVKVDLGSERDIYLARVDWAPDGKALLVQRQNRSQTVLDMLKVDPATGRSTILFTEKARRNSWVNLTDAYRLLDDGSLIWSSERDGYAHLYRLSGAKWTQLTKGAWVVNDLAGVDQAKGRIFFTGNKDGVLEKHLYSVDIAHPNVVTRLTEPGWWNGATMDGAATRMIVSRSNPDQPTQVYLADAAGKRLSWVNQNALVAGHPYFSFVTHHQSTKFGTLKAADGSTLYWEMITPPLEPGKRYPVFFEHYGGPHSQTVSRNWGSPLHQYLVSRGYIVFMIDNRGSANRGVAFESQLYRAAGAVEVEDQLLGAKWLKQQPFVAPDKIVTYGWSYGGYMTLKMLEAAPGTFAAGVAGAPVTKWELYDTHYTERYMGDPKKDAAAYAASSALIDAPKISDPLLLIHGMSDDNVFFENSTALAARLQAAATPFEMMFYPGFTHRVSGPQVGEHLWTAILDFYDRRLEK; encoded by the coding sequence ATGACGAAATCATGGCTTCTGGCGGGGGCAATGCTGGCCTGCGCGGGTACCCCCGCCTTGGCCGCTGATCGCGTGTCCGCGCCAAGTCAGCTCACGCTGAAACGCGTGTTCGGCTCGCCCGATCTCTCCGGCGCGCAGCCGCAGTCGCTCAAGCTGTCGCCCGACGGCACTTTGCTGACCTCGCTTCGGCCGCGCGCCGACGAGAAGCAACGCTTTGATTTATGGGCGCTCGATACCCGTACCGGGCAGGAGCGGATGCTGATCGATTCCAAGAAGGTCGGCAGCGGCGCGGAACTCTCCGAAGCCGAAAAGATGCAGCGCGAGCGCGATCGCAGCATCAGCGGCAAGACCGGCATCGTCTCCTATGAATGGTCACCCGACGGGAAGACCATCCTCGTGCCGATCGATGGCGATTTGTATCTCGCCGGGCTCGACGGCACCGTCACGCGGCTGACGCAGAATGTCGGCGGTGCACTCAATCCCAAGATCAGCCCGGGCGGCGGCTTTGTGTCGTATGTGCGGGATCAGAACCTGGTCGTGCAACCGCTTGGCGGTGCGCCGCGGACCGTGACCGATGATGGTCGAGAGACGGTGCATTGGGGCGAGGCGGAGTTCGTCGCACAGGAGGAAATGGATCGGCGCACCGGCTATTGGTGGTCACCCGGTGACCGGATGATCGCCGTGGAGCGGTTCGACGAGGCACCGGTCGGCATCGCCACGCGTGCGGCGATCGGCGCGGAAGGGACCAAGACATACGATCAGCGCTACCCAGCGGCGGGCAAGCCCAACGTCCTGGTCGACCTGTACGTGATGAAGCCGGACGGGACGGGCAGGGTGAAGGTCGATCTGGGCAGCGAGCGCGACATATATTTGGCGCGCGTCGATTGGGCGCCGGACGGCAAGGCCTTGCTGGTGCAGCGGCAGAACCGCTCGCAGACCGTGCTCGACATGCTCAAGGTCGATCCCGCGACCGGTAGATCGACGATCCTGTTTACCGAGAAAGCCCGGCGCAACAGCTGGGTCAACCTGACCGACGCCTATCGCCTGCTCGACGACGGCAGCCTTATCTGGTCATCGGAGCGTGACGGCTATGCGCACCTCTACCGGCTGAGCGGGGCCAAGTGGACGCAATTGACCAAGGGCGCGTGGGTGGTGAACGATCTCGCCGGCGTCGATCAGGCCAAGGGACGGATCTTCTTCACCGGCAACAAGGATGGCGTGCTGGAGAAGCATCTCTACAGCGTGGACATCGCGCATCCGAACGTCGTCACGCGCTTGACCGAGCCGGGCTGGTGGAACGGTGCGACGATGGATGGTGCGGCGACGCGGATGATCGTTTCACGTTCCAATCCCGATCAGCCGACACAGGTGTACCTCGCGGATGCGGCGGGCAAGCGGCTGTCCTGGGTAAACCAGAATGCGCTGGTCGCCGGCCACCCTTATTTTTCCTTCGTCACCCACCATCAATCGACGAAGTTCGGCACGCTGAAGGCGGCCGATGGCTCGACGCTATATTGGGAGATGATCACGCCCCCACTGGAACCCGGCAAGCGTTACCCCGTATTCTTCGAACATTATGGCGGCCCGCATTCGCAGACCGTCAGCCGCAACTGGGGTTCGCCGCTGCACCAATATCTGGTGAGCCGCGGCTATATCGTGTTCATGATCGACAATCGCGGATCGGCCAATCGCGGCGTCGCTTTCGAGAGCCAGCTGTATCGCGCTGCCGGCGCGGTGGAGGTCGAGGATCAGCTGCTCGGCGCCAAGTGGCTGAAGCAGCAACCGTTCGTCGCGCCGGACAAGATCGTCACCTATGGCTGGTCCTATGGCGGCTACATGACGCTCAAGATGCTGGAGGCGGCACCGGGGACGTTCGCTGCGGGCGTGGCGGGTGCGCCGGTGACGAAGTGGGAATTGTACGACACGCATTATACCGAGCGCTACATGGGCGATCCGAAGAAGGATGCAGCCGCCTACGCGGCATCGAGCGCGCTGATCGACGCGCCCAAGATCAGCGATCCGCTGCTGCTGATCCACGGCATGTCCGACGACAACGTGTTCTTCGAGAATTCGACCGCACTGGCGGCCCGGCTACAAGCCGCGGCGACGCCATTCGAGATGATGTTCTATCCCGGCTTCACGCACCGCGTGTCGGGGCCGCAGGTCGGCGAGCATCTGTGGACGGCGATCCTGGACTTCTATGACCGCCGCCTGGAGAAGTAG
- a CDS encoding aldo/keto reductase: MTHLRRLGATDLHIAPLVLGGNVFGWTADRDASFAVLDAFVAGGGTLIDTADVYSAWIPGHQGGESESMIGEWLSANGKRADVLIATKVGMLGEEKLAPAHIAAACDASLQRLGIDTIDLYFAHQDDDTVAQEDALAAFGKLIDAGKIRALGASNFHATRLKSANDAAKAHGLPHYHVLQPEYNLVSRHKFEGELQNYCVTNNIGVVPYYGLASGFLTGKYRSADDLGKSVRGGRMSALLEGSGKDVLAAMDGVAAETGASLAQIALAWLAAQPGVTAPIASATSVAQVEDLLGAMTLELSADQLEQLSTAGA; this comes from the coding sequence ATGACCCATCTCCGCCGCCTCGGCGCAACCGATCTCCACATCGCGCCGCTGGTGCTTGGTGGCAATGTGTTCGGCTGGACCGCCGATCGCGACGCCAGCTTCGCCGTGCTCGACGCGTTCGTCGCCGGCGGGGGCACGCTGATCGATACGGCGGACGTCTATTCCGCGTGGATCCCCGGCCATCAGGGCGGTGAATCCGAAAGTATGATCGGGGAATGGCTCAGTGCCAACGGCAAACGCGCCGACGTACTGATCGCCACCAAGGTTGGCATGCTGGGCGAGGAGAAGCTCGCACCGGCACATATCGCCGCGGCCTGCGATGCGTCGCTCCAGCGGCTCGGCATCGACACGATCGATCTTTATTTCGCGCACCAGGATGACGATACCGTTGCCCAGGAAGACGCGCTTGCCGCGTTCGGCAAGCTGATCGACGCGGGCAAGATCCGGGCGCTCGGCGCATCCAACTTCCATGCCACGCGGCTGAAATCCGCCAATGATGCGGCCAAGGCGCATGGTCTGCCGCACTACCATGTGCTGCAGCCCGAATATAATCTCGTCAGCCGCCACAAGTTCGAAGGCGAGCTGCAGAATTACTGCGTGACCAACAATATCGGCGTAGTGCCCTATTATGGGCTCGCTTCGGGGTTCCTGACCGGCAAATATCGCTCCGCCGACGATCTTGGAAAGAGCGTGCGTGGCGGGCGGATGAGCGCGTTGCTGGAAGGCAGCGGCAAGGACGTGCTCGCGGCAATGGACGGCGTCGCGGCGGAGACTGGTGCCAGCCTGGCGCAGATCGCGCTCGCGTGGCTGGCCGCGCAACCGGGCGTCACGGCGCCGATCGCGAGTGCGACGAGCGTGGCGCAGGTGGAAGATCTGCTCGGCGCGATGACGCTGGAGTTGAGCGCCGATCAGCTTGAGCAGCTAAGCACGGCCGGCGCCTGA